The DNA window GATCAGCCAGTACAATTGAATAAATACTCATCAGATATTTGGCGTTTGATATTCAAGAAAGTAGTTCTCGTAGTCTTTTTATATTGTAATCACAACCAACCATACAATGCAGTCCGGGTTGCGGTACCGACTCACTGCTGTCTGCGGTGCGACACTATGGGTCGCCAGTGCAGTAGTCATCGCTAACTCTCCACCCGTTCAGATGGCAGTCACCGCGGTTCCACCGCTCAACAATCTACAACCAACTACGTTCTCGAACGGACAGTTGCTCGACCAGGTCATAGCGACAGTCGTCGTCACACTCGCCGTACTGTGGCCGCTGTTCAAACCACGGCCGCGGCGAATCCTGGATACGATAGCCCTGACACACGAGCGAGTGTTCGTCACGGCGGCAGTCCTCGCGACGATCGGCTACTTCGACTGGTCCTCACGGCTGCCCCGGACGACACTCGTAGCGACGATTCTGTGTCTCGGAATCGTGCTTCCGGTATGGTTCGTCGTCATCCGACGACGGCCCAGTGTTTCGAAACGAGCCATCATCGTCGGCGACGACACGGCGGTGATAGAACAGCTGTTCGAGAGTGCAACGGTCCCCATTCTCGGAGTCGTGGCACCGTCCGATATCCGGTCGACGGACCGGCCACAGCAACTCGCCGACGGTGGAGTAACAATACAGCGCCCGGAAGAGCTACCCCGACTGGGTGGTCTCTCACGTCTGGACGACGTGCTCGTCGACCACGACATCGACACAGTGCTTCTCGCGTTTGCAGAACCTGATCGAGAGGAATTCTTCGGCACGCTTGCGACCTGTTTCGAGCACGGCGTACAGGCAAAGGTACATCGTGACCACGCGACCAGCGTGCTCGTCGACGATGCGACCGGCGGGGAAATCGTCGACACCAACCTCGAACCGTGGGACTGGCAGGACTACGTTCTTAAACGCGTCTTCGACGTCGCCTTCGCCGGCCTCGCACTCCTGTGTCTGGCTCCGGTACTCACCGTCATCGCCGCGGCAATCAAGCTCGACTCCCGCGGTCCGGTACTGTACAGCCAGACCCGGACCGCCGCCTTCGGCGAGACATTCAAAATATACAAGTTCAGGAGTATGGTGGTCAACGCCGAGGCGAAGACAGGTGCAAAGCTCAGTGAGGAAGATGCAGGCGACAGAGACCCGAGAGTGACTCGGGTCGGTCGAGTACTCAGACGGACGCATCTCGATGAGATACCCCAACTCTGGTCGATCCTCGTCGGCGACATGAGCGTCGTCGGTCCACGTCCCGAGCGTCCGGAACTCGACGCAGACATCGAGACGAACGTCGAGGAGTGGCGAAGTCGATGGTTCGTGAAACCTGGTTTGACCGGGATGGCACAGATTAACGACGTGACGGGCCATCAGCCGGCTGAGAAGATTCGATACGATATCCAGTACATTCGAAATCAGTCGTTCAGTTTCGATCTGAAAATCGTCGTACGACAGCTCTACGGCGTCGTCGTCGACGTCGGCGCGCTCATCAAAGAGAAGTTCAGACGCCAGTAATCAACAAACAAAAAGAACATACACCCCGCCGAAGACCACTATCTATGCTCCTCTCTACGAACGCAGGTGGGGTCATCGACGACGAGGGGAAGATCTTCGGCGTCATCAACGTCGTCGATGCACTCGTCGTCCTGCTCGTTCTTGCAGTCGCTGTCGCAGGCGCCGGACTGGTACTCTCTGGTGGCAACCAGACTGACGCAGGCCCGGAGACAGGCACAGCGTTCGTCACGCTGGACCTCGGCACGCAACCGGATTACATCGTCACCGCGCTCAACGAAGGCGATACAGTGAGCCCGACCAAAGGGTCGAACCTGACGATTACTGACCTCCACCTCGCCCCGCAGGGAGGGCAGACACGTGTCATCGCCCAGGTCCGGCTCCAGGGCATGGACCGAAACGACAGTATCGACTACGCCGGGGCCCCGCCGCGTCTCGGTCGGACCCTGCGGATGAATACGTCACAGTACGACCTCAAGGGACAGATAAGCGACATCAGTGGCGAGTCGAGCCTCGACACCAGTACCACGACAGTCGTTCTCCGACAGACGGTTTCGGCAGACACTGCGAGCGCGGTCACGCCCGGTGATGAAATCAACGTCGGCGGCCGCACCGCTGCAACCATCGAAGACGTGGCGGTGTACCCGACGGCAAACGCGAACAAGCGCCGGGTCCTCGTCGAAGCCAACGTGTCCAGTTACACCCAGCAGGACAGCCGTCGCTTCGGTGGGACAAATATCAGAACCGGCCAGCGGATGACGCTGCCGACGGAGGAGTACACTATCAACGGCCGCATCGAACACGTCGATACCAGTCTCCAGAGCAGGGCCCTAACCAACCGAACGGTAACACTCGAGCTGTCGGAAGTGTCCGAGGAGACCGCGAACGCTATTCGGCCGGGCCAGACCGAGCAGGCGGGGACCGTCCCGACGGCGTCCGTGACAGCCGTCGAAAGGGAGCCGACACCGATTATCGCGACTGCCCAGGACGGGACGATCGTCGTCAACGACCACCCGACGCTGCGTGACGTCACGCTCACGACCGAGCTCAGAGTCAGCGAGACGACGGGCGGCGTCGAGTTCAGAGGGGAGCGGATACAGTACGGCTCGACGGTCGTGCTCGACCTCGGTCCGATCACTGTGCGGACGGAAGTCGTCGACATCGGGCGATGACCCATGGTGTGGGACCAGTCCAGAACCGCACGCCTACTCCGGGGGGTAACAGCGGCAGTCGGACGAGCGAGCGAGGGGTCGACACTCGTCGACGCGGCGAAGCGTCTCACAAGCCGCATGGAGACGATAGTCCGTAACTCGTACTGCTACCGCTGGCTGACTACGGAACCGGACCCCGAAGTCATCGTCATCGACCTGCGCGAAACTCGCACTATCGGGCCGTTCGTTCGACTACTTGAGTGGGGTATCGACCCCATCGAGCAGGCGTGGATGCGTTCGCGGCTGGCGTCGGTTACGGCCGGTCTGGGTCCGGCGCTGTTGAATTCACGGACGGGTCGTCTCCTTGGGGCATTATTGGAACCACCGTCAGACGAACGTCAAGAGGACGAGCGCGAGTAGCGAACCAGTGTCCACGAGGTCCAGAGCGAACTCCTGTCAGCTGGTTACTCCACATTCAGACTTTTAATCAGGTTGTGGGGCGTTTCGGTCTACCGCCGAGCTACCCCGCCATATGTTTTCAATGGGCTTTGGAATCGTTGGGTCATTTGATTCGCCTATCCAATTCGGGGGAGATACCGGTGTTAGGAACCGATTTACGCTGCGTATTAACAAGTCTGCTGAGTTGTGATTCAACGTATCCGAGAGGACTGTCCGAACAAACTCTGTCCTGGTATTTCGGTTTTTCTCATCAGACGCTCATAGCACTGCGTTTCTTTGATTTGGGATTCGCGAGGAGGACTACTCGCCGACCCAAACTTCGCAATTCTAAAAAAAACAGATGTATGCTGTCTGGAATTTTGCATCCTCATCACATAATATACGCTTCGCGTTGAAAGACGAGGCGAAACAACAGTGTCAACACGAATCAAGCACTATCGAAGCCCATGTGGCCCTGGGGACACGCCGCCGTCGGCTATCTGCTGTGTTCACTCTGGATTCGCTCCCGGTACGACCGGCGCCCGACAGCCGGCATCGTCCTCCCCCTGGCTGTCGGGACGCAGTTTCCCGACCTCGTCGACAAGCCACTGGCGTGGACGTTCGGCGTTCTCCCCTCGGGGCGGGCTGGCGCCCACTCGTTGCTCGTCGCCGTCCCGCTGCTGGCGCTGCTGTGGTGGCGCGTCGACGGGACCACGGCGCGGCGGGCCTGGGCTGGCTTCGCCGTCGGCTATCTCGTGCATCTCGCGACCGACGGTGTCTACGCCCTCCTCGAGGGCGATGTCTCCGGACTTACCTATCTATTCTGGCCCGCCCTGTCGCTGCCGAGCTACGCGGAGTCGCCGGGCATCCTCGCGCACTTCCTCGCGGCGGATATTACCCCATACCTACTCGCAGAACTCCTCCTGTTCGCCGCGGCGACGCTGCTGTGGGCCGTCGACGGCGCGCCTGGCCTCCGGGCAGTCGGTCGGTGGTGCAAACGGCGAGCCGACGGCGCGACGACGGGGTAGGGCCGAGAGTAGCCGGGTTTCTTCGCCGGTACAGAGCGTTTAACTAACCGACACCCTGTCGCCCCTCCGACAATGCACATCCTCGTCACCGGCGGGGCGGGCTTCATCGGCGGTCACCTCGCCGAGCGGTTCGCTCGCGACGGGCACAGTGTCGTCGTCCTGGACAACTTCGACCCGTTCTACGACCTCGAAATAAAACAACACAACGTCGAGACCGGCCGCGAGGCCGCCGAAGATGGCGGCGGCAGCTACGAACTCGTGGAGGGTGATGTCCGTGACGCCGACCTCGTCGCCGACCTCGTGAGCGACGCCGACTACGTCTACCACCAGGCGGCTCAGGCCGGCGTGCGCCCGAGCGTCGAGAACCCCCGGAAGTACGACGCGGTCAACGTCGACGGAACCCTGAATCTGCTCGACGCCTGCCGTGACACCGGTATCGAACGGTTTGTCATGGCCTCCTCGTCGTCGGTGTACGGCAAACCCCGGTATCTCCCTTACGACGAAGAGCACCCGACGACGCCGGTCTCGCCCTACGGCGCCTCGAAGCTCTCGGCCGAACGGTACGCCTGCTCTTACGGCGAGGTGTACGACTTCCCCGTCGTTGCGCTGCGGTACTTTACCGTGTACGGCCCGCGGATGCGCCCCAACATGGCCATCTCCAATTTCGTCTCGCGGTGTATGAACGGGGAGCCGCCCGTGATATACGGGGACGGGATGCAGACACGGGATTTCACGTTCATCGACGATATCGTCGAGGCGAACGTGACGCTGCTGGAGGAGGATGCGGCCGACGGGCGAGCCGTCAACATCGGGTCGACGGACAACATCGAGATAAAGACGCTCGCCGAGGAGATTCGCGACCAGCTGGCCCCCGAACTGGAGCTCGAGTACGCCGTGCGCCACGACGCCGATTCCGAGCACACCCACGCCGATACCGAGCTGGCCGGGGAGCTGCTGGGGTACGAGGCCAGTCACACGATTCGGGAGGGTGTCGGGAAATTTATCGACTGGTACGACGCGAATCGGGAATGGTACGAGCCGTTAGTGAGACGCTCGTGAGGCGAGGCCTATCCGGTATTTAATATCAAGACACAATGCTTCTGTTAGCGGTTATGACAGCAAGTAAATACGCACGGGGACAGGACGATGTGACAGATTTCTTTAACCAACAAAACAGACCAAACAGCGCCAGCGTTGGTTAAGACTGGGCAGCCAGACGAGCTGGGGGACCGGGTATCGATTTGTGAGACAACCTTACTCAGACACACCGCTAGTAGAGGGACAAAGTGAGGAAATCGAGACTAGGACGGTGTGAATACTGACTGGCGAAGATGCCTGTGCAGGCAGCGCTGTCCAGTACGGAAACGAGGTAATAGAGAGTCGGGCAGTTCCTGCCAGTTCAATACCCACATTTCCAATAGTTTCCAAGGTTAGCAAAACCCGTAGATAGCAGTAAGGTTGGAAGGTATCTATAGACTATTAGTATGAAATCTATCTATTACACCCGGCCGGCGTCATAGCTCACTACAAGCATGGACAACTTGAGAACACCACAGACTGTCCGCAGAGACACTCTGCTCGAAGTCGAGCGCATACCGCACGTGGGGGAACCAGCCTACGGCAAACTCCCCCAAGCATCTATTCGGACACTCAGACACTACTAAGCGGGAGACTTTCCCAAGGTTGGGTTGAGTGTATGCTCTCTAGAGCTACGCTGGGCGTTTTTCCGGACTGTATCCACCCAATTGCGTCAGTAGCCATGTGCATATAGAGACACACCTCGTACCGAGTGAAGTGCGAAAACAGGAGTTGAAACGCCTCAGTCACAAGCGACAGACACACCCCGTAACGAGTGAAACATAGAGCTCTCGTGTCAGAAATGCACCGTTTGGAGTAACAGGGCTCCACCAAGTGATGCAGACTGTCACTCGGTGTGTCGTGTGTCAGAATGTGGTATATTATATATAAATGTAAGTGAAACGCCCCAATATTAGACTTTTAGGCTTTCTTCAGTAATTCACTCGGTGTGAGGTCAGTAACTTTATAGTGTATTGGTTGCTGTGTTTAAATACGATATGACCGAATCTGGCGACTTCGACGACATATTTAAAACAGGGTCTATTTTTGCTAATCGGGAACTGGTACGTATCGGCCACGTCCCGAAACTGGATCGTGTTGTGGGTCGTGACCAAGAAGTGAACGCAATTGGCCAAGCGTTAGGACCAGCGACGATGGGTGGCCCGCCAGAAACGACAATCGTGTATGGCAAGACTGGAACAGGAAAGTCACTCGTTACCAGGTGTGTCACGCGAGAGGGTCACAGAGAGGCACGAACAAACGAAGTCGTATTTCAGTACGCCTATGTGGACTGTTCTGATTATCAGACAGAAGCGAAGGCAAGCCGTGAAATGGCCCGTGGTCTCGCGAACAATCTCGATGCGAATATAGACATTCCGCGGATTGGAATCGCCGCAGCTGATTATCGAGATATCACGTGGGACCTTCTCGAGAACTACAGTGTGGACGCTTTTGTCGTTATCCTCGACGAAATCGATAAATTAGACGATGACGAGCTTCTCAGGAGTCTTTCCCGAGCACGGGAGAGTGGAAAAGCCAGCACGCATATCGGTGCAATCTGTATCAGCAACAAGATCGAGTTCCGTGAACGGTTGAACGAGCGCATCGATTCCAGCCTTCAGGATAATGAACTAGTCTTTGATCCATATGATGCCGGGCAGCTTCGGGAAATTCTCCTGAATCGAACGGACGCGTTTGAGCCAGACGTACTAGATGAGGATGTCATACCAAAAATCGCCGCACTTTCCGCAAAAGAGCACGGTGACGCACGGAAAGCAATCGACACACTGTATGAAGCGGGCCGATTAGCGGAAAAGCAGGATACGGAGACGGTGACGATAGAACACGTCAACGATGCGGTCCAGCAAGCAGAGATAAATCGGTTTGAGAAGCTGATTGAAGGAACGACGCCGCACGTAAAACACATACTCCATGCGCTGGCGCTGCTCACCGCAGATAATCCAGCAGAAGAGGTTTTTCGAACGCATCGGATATACACGCTATACGTAAAACTCGCTGAACGTGAGGGGGCGGATCCCCTATCAGAGGACCGGGTCTATCGGCTTCTCAAGGAGCAGTCGTTCCTTGGAGTGACTGAGTCTAATCATACAGGGGGCGGGCAAAGCGAAGGGAGCTATCTGGAACACCGCCTCTTGCGAGACCCCGAAATTGTGACTCGGGCACTGAGACAATCAAACGGAGACTAGTTCGATACAGAGTCAGTTCGCTCTGTGTGGTGCTGGACGTTCGACTATCGTTTCAACAGGTCAGTCGTTCACTCGGTGTGAGGTGTGTCCCTCAGTAGAGTAACGCCTTGACAGCTGTCTCTGAGGACACTATTTGATTCTTTGTGGCCCTATACGTGGCTGAGAATAGACAGGAAGAGCAGTCTGCTCTATGGGAGACTCAAATACACTAGCAGAGAAATACGCGGCTAGCACAGAATCCATTGAGCACATGCTTTTCACTCGGTATGGGGTGTGTCTCTGCGGAGAGCAATCGCAGTTCGTGTGATTTTCAGAAGCCGACTCGACTAAATAGAAGGCCTCTACTGCCTATTGAGACCATTTGGAACACGTGCAAGATATCGTCAATAACTGAGGGACATTTACAATTCACTCTGGTATTGA is part of the Haloarcula salinisoli genome and encodes:
- a CDS encoding sugar transferase, translating into MQSGLRYRLTAVCGATLWVASAVVIANSPPVQMAVTAVPPLNNLQPTTFSNGQLLDQVIATVVVTLAVLWPLFKPRPRRILDTIALTHERVFVTAAVLATIGYFDWSSRLPRTTLVATILCLGIVLPVWFVVIRRRPSVSKRAIIVGDDTAVIEQLFESATVPILGVVAPSDIRSTDRPQQLADGGVTIQRPEELPRLGGLSRLDDVLVDHDIDTVLLAFAEPDREEFFGTLATCFEHGVQAKVHRDHATSVLVDDATGGEIVDTNLEPWDWQDYVLKRVFDVAFAGLALLCLAPVLTVIAAAIKLDSRGPVLYSQTRTAAFGETFKIYKFRSMVVNAEAKTGAKLSEEDAGDRDPRVTRVGRVLRRTHLDEIPQLWSILVGDMSVVGPRPERPELDADIETNVEEWRSRWFVKPGLTGMAQINDVTGHQPAEKIRYDIQYIRNQSFSFDLKIVVRQLYGVVVDVGALIKEKFRRQ
- a CDS encoding DUF4330 family protein → MLLSTNAGGVIDDEGKIFGVINVVDALVVLLVLAVAVAGAGLVLSGGNQTDAGPETGTAFVTLDLGTQPDYIVTALNEGDTVSPTKGSNLTITDLHLAPQGGQTRVIAQVRLQGMDRNDSIDYAGAPPRLGRTLRMNTSQYDLKGQISDISGESSLDTSTTTVVLRQTVSADTASAVTPGDEINVGGRTAATIEDVAVYPTANANKRRVLVEANVSSYTQQDSRRFGGTNIRTGQRMTLPTEEYTINGRIEHVDTSLQSRALTNRTVTLELSEVSEETANAIRPGQTEQAGTVPTASVTAVEREPTPIIATAQDGTIVVNDHPTLRDVTLTTELRVSETTGGVEFRGERIQYGSTVVLDLGPITVRTEVVDIGR
- a CDS encoding metal-dependent hydrolase, whose product is MWPWGHAAVGYLLCSLWIRSRYDRRPTAGIVLPLAVGTQFPDLVDKPLAWTFGVLPSGRAGAHSLLVAVPLLALLWWRVDGTTARRAWAGFAVGYLVHLATDGVYALLEGDVSGLTYLFWPALSLPSYAESPGILAHFLAADITPYLLAELLLFAAATLLWAVDGAPGLRAVGRWCKRRADGATTG
- a CDS encoding SDR family oxidoreductase, producing MHILVTGGAGFIGGHLAERFARDGHSVVVLDNFDPFYDLEIKQHNVETGREAAEDGGGSYELVEGDVRDADLVADLVSDADYVYHQAAQAGVRPSVENPRKYDAVNVDGTLNLLDACRDTGIERFVMASSSSVYGKPRYLPYDEEHPTTPVSPYGASKLSAERYACSYGEVYDFPVVALRYFTVYGPRMRPNMAISNFVSRCMNGEPPVIYGDGMQTRDFTFIDDIVEANVTLLEEDAADGRAVNIGSTDNIEIKTLAEEIRDQLAPELELEYAVRHDADSEHTHADTELAGELLGYEASHTIREGVGKFIDWYDANREWYEPLVRRS
- a CDS encoding Cdc6/Cdc18 family protein translates to MTESGDFDDIFKTGSIFANRELVRIGHVPKLDRVVGRDQEVNAIGQALGPATMGGPPETTIVYGKTGTGKSLVTRCVTREGHREARTNEVVFQYAYVDCSDYQTEAKASREMARGLANNLDANIDIPRIGIAAADYRDITWDLLENYSVDAFVVILDEIDKLDDDELLRSLSRARESGKASTHIGAICISNKIEFRERLNERIDSSLQDNELVFDPYDAGQLREILLNRTDAFEPDVLDEDVIPKIAALSAKEHGDARKAIDTLYEAGRLAEKQDTETVTIEHVNDAVQQAEINRFEKLIEGTTPHVKHILHALALLTADNPAEEVFRTHRIYTLYVKLAEREGADPLSEDRVYRLLKEQSFLGVTESNHTGGGQSEGSYLEHRLLRDPEIVTRALRQSNGD